Within Flagellimonas maritima, the genomic segment GCGATGGGAGTTCCAGAAATAATCATCACAGCGTTTTTTATAATTGGAATAGAAGTCAGGATTGTGGTTGTCGCATGCTTTTTTGCAAATGGCATGAAAGTGTTTCCCATCTTCTTCGAATAAATAATATGGAGTAAGGTCTTGACCGCCCCCAAACCATTGGTCAATGCTATTTCCGTTCTTATCATACATTTCAAAATACCGCCAATTGGCGTGAACGGTCGGCACCATTGGATTTTTAGGGTGTAAAACCAAACTCAGTCCACAAGCAAAAAAATCAGCATTTTCAACATTAAAATATTGCTGCATACTTTTTGGCAGTTCTCCGTGCACACCAGAAATGTTGACCCCTCCTTTTTCAAAAATAGCTCCGTTTTCTATGACACGTGTTCTACCACCCCCGCCCTCGGGACGTTTCCAAATGTCCTCTTGGAATTTGGCTTTCCCATCAACTTCTTCAAGCTCATTTGTAATGGTATCTTGAAGGGTTTGTATATATGAGTAGAATTTATCTTTCATGATTCATCGTTTATATGAACTAATTTGTTTTTAAAGTTAGCAAAGTTGGAATTTTCGTTCACTTTTATTGATTTTGAGGTCATTGCCGTTAAAATTATGATTGTTTCAGGAATAGTTTTATTTGAATAGTCTTTAAAAATAGATCTACCAACGGCATTATTGTGCAAATCCATCTCCTTTGCCAATTTTCGGTTAGGGAATGCATGTTCATGCCAATCCGTAATTTTTTCTGACCAGCTTAGGATTTTGATTTCATTTTTAATCCAACGATAACACTCTTTAGAAATCAAATAATTCCAAAGGGCATGTCTAAAGGCATTGGCAGGACCGTTTTTATAGTGCGCACGACCATAATGTTGTGTGGAAATTGACAAACATTTTTTTGTGGCGGACAATGTAGGAAAAACGAACAAAGGAAATTGAAAACATAATTTGACCAAAATCCAGATATTTTTTGAATCCAGTTGCTTTAATGCCTTGATTGCATTCATTGTTTAAGTTATAGCTTTTGGATTGTGGAGTTCGTATAATTCCATGTCCAAAATTTCTCCACTACCTGTTGTGTGCACATTTGGCAAAGTCCGCTTCCATACAAATCCGTTTTTTTCTGCAATTAGTTTGCTCGGCAAATTATTATGGTGAACTATAATCTGTAAAGTTTGTAACTTAAGCTCCCTAAAACACCACGGGATAATTTTTTCCACACTGGTTTTTATAATCCCCCTTCCCTCAAAGCGATAGCTAATACAATAGGCCAACTCCCCTTGGCCTTCTGTTTTTTTAAGCTCTTTTACATAGAGCAGGCCAATAATAGACCTATTGGTATTTTCTTTTATGGTAAATAGGAATTCTTCATTGCGCATAAATTCCTTAACCTTTTTGCCAACAAACAATTCGGCCAAGGTGGGTGTTAGGTTTTGTTGCAAGGTTTGAGGAAAATATGATTTAAATCGTTCCGAATTTGAAACCATAAGGTCACAAAGTCTCCAAGCATCCTTTTCTTGAATGGGACTGATACTATAGTTTTCAAAATCGATTTGCATCATCAATAAAGCTATTCGGTATACTCTTTTACGGCATCAATAAAAGCTCTTGCATTTTCGACAGGTATATGAGGAAGGATGCCATGACCCAAATTCACCACATATTTGTCCTTACCAAATTCACGAATCATTTGATCGACCATTTTTTTGATGGTTTCTGGTGGGGAAAGTAATCGTGCAGGATCAAAATTGCCTTGCAGTGTTATATTTCCTCCCGTTAAATATCTAGCATTTTGTGCGGAACAAGTCCAATCAACACCCAATGCCGATGCACCTGATTGTGCCATTTCTTTTAGCGCAAACCAGCAACCTTTTCCAAAAACGATGACGGGTGCATCATCTTTAAGCGCATCTACGATTTGCTGAATATATTGAAAGGAAAATTCTTGATAATCCACTGGCGATAACATTCCTCCCCAAGAATCAAAAACCTGAACGGCATTTACACCCGCTCTTACCTTAGCTTTTAAATAAGCAATTGTAGTGTCCGTAATTTTTTGAAGTAGTTGATGAGCAGCTTCTGGTTGGGTAAAACAAAATCCGCGGGCCTTATCGAAACTTTTACTTCCCTGCCCTTCTACGCAATAACAAAGTATGGTCCATGGTGAGCCTGCAAAACCAATCAATGGAATTTCATCTTGCAACTTTTCTTTGGTCATTGTAATCGCATTCAAAACGTATCCCAATGATTCTTCAATATTTGGAATGATGACCCTATCTAAATCTTTTGGAGATTTAATGGGATTTGGTAAATAAGGACCAAAGTTAGGTTTCATCTCTACCTCAATATTCATGGCTTGCGGAATAACCAAAATATCACTGAAGAGTATGGCTGCATCCATTCCATACCGGCGAATGGGCTGGACAGTTATTTCCGAAGCCAATTCTGGAGTCTGGCATCGGGTAAAGAAATCGTATTTTGCTTTCAATTCCATAAATTCAGGAAGATATCGTCCAGCTTGGCGCATCATCCAAACGGGGGGTCTATCTACAATTTCACCTTTTAGAGCTCTTAGGAACAGGTCATTTTTAATCATGTTTCTTAAAATATTTTATAGCTTGAACCAACAAATTTTCTATTGTTGGCTTGTTGGCAATTATAATTTGATCCGTATACTTTTTAGCTTCAGTGGCAGTGGTATTGCCAATACAGAAAGCCAAGCTTTTTGAGATACTATTTTCTTGTATGTAACTTTTTATACCACTTGGACTAAAAAAAAGGATGCCATTAAATACGCGATCAAATCTTCTTGGAATCAAATGGGTTTTATAAATCTTAACTTCTGTATACCGAACATTATTTTTTGATAGGATATTAGGCAATTCTTCTCTTCTTAAGTTCCCACATAAGAACAAAAACTTCTCATTTTGATGTTTTTTAATAATAAAATCACCTAAATCCAAGGCATTTTCAGTAGTAGCAATAATTTTTAACCCATTTTCTTCCAATACTGCTTTGGTCTTTTCACCGACGCAAAAAGCATTGCATTCGGACATGTCCAGTTTTTTAGAATACTTCAAAAAGGCTTTTACGGCATTTTTACTGGTGAAAATATAATTTTGAAAATTATTGGGGATAGGTACATCCAAAAATTCAATATCCAATGCATTATATTCCACCAAACCCAGTCCAGAATGGAGAAATAATTCTTTTTGTGAGGGGGAAAGTATTTTAGTGGAGAGCACTGTTATACTGCTCCCTCTACTTAAGGTGAGGGATGGGGTGAGGTGTTTTTTCGTGTTCTCGCTATGTTTTTTTAAATGTTCTTTACGTTCACTAGCGTAGGATTCTTGTTTTTCTTTGGCAGCTATAATATACTGAAATACGATATCAACATTTTCAAAAACCATTCTATTCTCAAAACGTAAAATTTTATAGCCTAAGCTTTGTAAGTGAATGTCCCTCCTTCTGTCCTTTTCAGCTTGATTTATTTGTTTGTGATACTCGCCATCCAATTCAATTATTATTCCATATTCAACACAAAAGAAATCTACAATATAACTTTTTATTGGGTGTTGTCTTCTAAATTTCAGATTTTTAAGTTTACGATTTCGAAGGTGGCTCCAAAGCTTTTTTTCAGCCTTAGTTTGATTTTTGCGTAATAATCTTGCTATTTGAATTTTATTGTTCATCCCCACTCCCTAACCCTCTCCCCCGGGAGAGGGAACTGTTTCTTGATTATTTCTAATAGCTTTCATTAGTCTATCTCCGCCCATTTCCAATAGCTCTTTGGCACAAGCCTTTCCAAAACCACTTGAATCGGTTAAGTCACTACTTTTCTTAATTGCAACCTTTTGTTTGCCATCCAAGGAAAAAACTGATCCTTCAAAATAAATCGATTGATTTTTTATTTGTGCTAAAGCTCCGATGGGAGCAGTACAACCGCCCTCAAGTGTTCTTAAAAAATCACGTTCAATTGCAGTTGTTATCTCAGAATCCTGATGATTAAGCTTATGTGAGGCCTCCTTTGAAAACGCATCTTTCTCCAGGGCCACTACCAACATTGCTCCTTGAGCGGGCGCGGGTATCATCCAGTCCAGTTCTAAAGCATCTTTGGGCAATAGTTTAATGCGTTCCAATCCAGCCTGTGCAAAAATGGCCCCTTGCCAATCATTTTCGATAAGTTTTAAAATTCTCGAATTTACGTTGCCCCTCAAATCCACTATGTTATGATGCGGATATTTATGCAACCATTGTGCTTTTCTCCGTAAGCTACCTGTGGCAATGGTAGCTATGTTTTCAGATTCTAGAAAATCCAATCCTTTGTGAACCAGAATATCATTGGTTACGGCACGTTCCAAAACTGCGGTTTGTACAATGCCTTTCGGCAATTGTGTAGGGACGTCCTTCATGGAATGTACCGCAATATCTATTTGACCTTTTAGTAGTGCAACATCCAACGTCTTGGTGAAGATTCCTGTAATCCCTAGTTCGTAGAGTGGTTTGTCCAAGATCTGATCCCCTGTTGATTTTATTGGAATCAAAGTCGTATCATGCCCTAATGCTTCCAGTTTTTGCTGTACTGTGGTCGCTTGCCACAACGCCAATTCGCTATCGCGGGTTCCGATTCGTATGATTTTGCTCATTTTGAACCGATTTCTAACTGAAAAACTTTTTGGATGAGTTCCAGACTATCTTCGGTATCAACCTCGGAACTCTTTAAATGGTTGGCAAACTGCTTGGTTATCTTTTGAATGATGCGTTCCGAAATGATTTCTGCCTGATCTTCGTTAAAATCGGATATTTTTCTGGAATGAAAGTCGATTTCCTCTGCTTTCATCGTTTTAAGTTTTTCCTTGAGCGCATTGATTACTGGAGCAAACTTTCTTGTCTCCAACCATTTTAAAAATTCTCCCCTTACCTGATCGATTATTTTCTCTGCTTTGGGAACAAATTCTTTTCTCTTGTTTAAGGTGTCATCGGTAATTTGGGAAAGTTGGTCCAAGTGAACCAAGGAAACATTTTCAAGCTCCAAAACATCATTGGATACATTTTTGGGAACGGAAAGATCCAAAATAAGAAGGGGCTTTTTTGTATAGATCAAAGCTTTTGAGATAGTGGGCAGTTGTGCGCCCGTAGCAACAACAAAGATATCGGCCCGTCTAATTTCAGTTTGTAGATCACCATAGTCTTTTACGGTTAAATCAAACTTTCCTGCAATGACCTCAGCTTTCTCACGGGTTCTATTAATGAGCGTGATCTGGGAATTTTTGGAGTGTTTTACGAGATTTTCACAGGTGTTCCTACCGATTTTCCCAGTACCAAAGAGCAGGATATTTTTTTCTGATATGTCAGGAACTTTGTTTAGAATATATCTTACAGAAGCAAATGCTACAGAAGTGGCACCAGAAGAGAGTTCTGTTTCGTTTTTTATACGCTTGCTGGCTTGGATAACTGCATTGCACAAACGTTCCAGGAACGGATTGGCCATTTCGTGCTTTTTGGAACGAAAAAAACCTTGCTTTATCTGGCTAATTATTTCAAAATCACCTAAAATTTGACTATCCAAACCAGTTCCCACTCTAAAAATGTGGGAAATAGCATCATGATTTTTATAGACGTAGGCAACCTCCTGAAATTCTTCCACACTGCCTTGGGTATGGTCGCAGAGCATCTTTATGAGTTGATAGGGATGTTGGGCAAAACCATATAGTTCGGTTCTGTTGCAAGTAGAAATTGCCAAAAGTCCATCAATATCCTGTTCCTTGGCTTGCACCATTATTTTGTCAATCGCAGGAACATCCAAACTAAATTTCCCCCTTATTTCAGCATCAGCTTTTTTGTAGCTGAGCCCAATGGCATAAAAAGAGTTGTGTTTGGAAATATGGTAATTCCTCATAAAGGATATAATCGCGACACAAAAATAGGGGTGCAACATTTTAAAAAATAACGCTAGCGGAACTATAAATAACAGCCTTTGTCCATTTATGGGTATTTTTCGGTCAAATTCTTCAAAAACACCGCATTTATTGATAAATTTGAATTATCGAAAACAATTTAGAGTCATTCTAAATAGAATTAATCATCTAAAAATTTGTATTCGGAAATGGAAAATGTCGCCAAAGGTTCATATAAGGAAATTTTATTGGAAGAAGGATTTTATATACTTAAAATTCAGAACGATACAGAAGATATAAAGAGAATAGAAAGAGAAATCAATAGCTCGTTCATTCAATTTCATTTTTGCCTAAAAGGGAAGTCCCAGTTTTATTTTAACGATGGGCAATACCATCTTGAAGTGTCCGAAGAAAACTCGCTCTTGCTTTACAATACCCAAAAAGATTTGCCTTTACATTTAAATGTATCCCCAGATACGTGGTTATTGTCCATAATTATGACGATAAGGAAATTCCATTCGCTTTTTTCCAACGAGGCAGATTATATCCCTTTTTTAAGTGAAGGGAACAAAGAAAAGAAATACTATTCCCAAGAGGCGGTTTCTCCAGCAATAGCAGTAGTCTTGAGCCAGTTGATGAACTATAACCTGCACCCCTCCATAAAAGAGCTGTACGTAAAGGGGAAGGTGTATGAATTAATTTCCCTGTATTTTAACAAAACCCAGAACGCAGATTTGGAACAGTGCCCTTTTTTAGCGGATGAAGAGAACGTAAGGCGCTTAAAAATGGCAAAGGAAATCATGATTTCCAGAATGTCCGAACCACCCACTTTGGCGGAACTTTCCAAGGAAATAGGACTTAGTCTAAAGAAATTAAAGGAAGGTTTCAAACAGATTTACGGGGATTCCGTTTATGGCTTTTTGTTTGATTATAAAATGGAATATGCAAGAAAAATGTTAGAGACCGGAAGCCATAATGTCAATGAAGTAGGTTTACGTGTAGGGTACAGCACGGCAAGCCATTTTATTGCATCGTTCAAGAAGAAATATGGGACCACACCAAAAAAATATTTAATTTCAAATGCTTAAACAGCAAATATGAAATTTTATTTAATAGTCCCTTTTATCTTTTGTTCAATACTATTTGTAAATGCGCAAGAAAACCCCACTCCAGAAGATGTTCCAAAACCTCCGGAACTTGTTTTAGTATTTAGCAAGACGACAGGCTATCGCCATAAATCCATAGAAAAAGGTGTTGAAACTTTAAGAAAATTGGGAAGGGAGAACGGTTTTATTGTATTGCAGACGGAAAGCTCATCTGACTTTAATCCACAGAACTTAAACAACTATAGATTAGTAATATTCCTCAATACCACAAAGGAAGTTTTGGATGATGTTCAGCAAAAAGCTTTTGAGAAATATATTAGGAATGAGGGGAGTTTTATGGGAATACATGCTGCCACAGATACCGAATACGACTGGCCTTGGTACGGAAAGTTGGTAGGAGCTTATTTTGAAAGCCATCCGAACGACCCCAATATTATAAATGCGAAAATCGATGTCCTAAACAGAGAACATCCTTCCACAGCGCACTTGAACGACACATGGAAGCGCAGTGATGAATGGTATAATTACAAAAATTTAAATCCTGATGTTTCTGTTTTGCTCAACTTGGACGAAACCAGTTATGAAGGTGGAAAAAACGGCAAAAATCATCCTATTGCTTGGTTCCATGAATTTGATGGTGCCCGTGCATATTATACTGGCGGCGGCCATAGCAAAGCTTCTTTTGATGAGCCAGACTTTCAACAGCACCTACTGGGAGCGATAGAATGGTGTCTAGGGAGAAAGTAAGGTCGGTCTTGCTACAATAATCCCAATATTGTATTTTATTTTTTTGAGGTAGTCCACCAAGGGTTCTTTGGAAATCATTACAGATCCTGCACTGGATGCATGTAGTAGATAGATTCTTTCATCGGGTTGCTTTATGGCTATTCCAGTATGTGTAACGTCCAATCCCTTTATAGAGGTTGCTAGCGCAACAATATCACCGGATTGAATTAAATTTTCATTTTGCTCAATTTGGTCTTGGGGCAAAATACATAGGTTTTCTTTGGCAAGGGTTTCTTCTACTTCCAAAATGGCCTTATAGTTTTCTTCTTCTCCTAAAAAAGGATACAAATTTCTGTGCGTACCCATAAAGTTGATGCTCTTTTCTGTTTGGATTCCACCCAATTCCGAAGTAATATCGGTGACCAGACCTTTCTTTTCGTTATTTCGAATCCATTCCGTAAAATAATGTAAACGAGAAGGATACCCATTGATTTTTCCATCTCTATACCGAATTTTCTCAAGATTTTCAATAAAATCCAAGAACTGGAACTGCTGATTTTCATACATTAAACCAAAGGCAAGGACATTCTCCACAAATGTGGTACAATCCAACCCCCTTAGATTGACAACTAAACTTTCGCTTTCGCCAAGTTCCAAGGTTTTTTCTACGTAAGGAGTTTCCAAAAACGTTTTTCCTATAGCCACAATGATATTTTGATGGGCATTCGTTTCAAAATTTTCAAATGTTTTTAACTTGGAATAAAACAAGGTTGAATCTTCAGCCGTGTACAAGACTTGGGCATTGGTTTCAAATCCAAAAAACAAAAGAATAAAGAGTAAAATCTTAGGAAACATGAACAATTTTGGGTTTATCAAACTAAATTAGGATTATCTATGGAATTATAAAGAAACAAATTGTTGGAATCAAAAATTAAATCATCCTCAAGTAGTATTTTTACTGCTCTTAATAAATAGCTATGAAAGGAGTGTTATTGGTCAATTTGGGTTCGCCGGATAGTCCAACTGCAAAGGATGTAAAGCCATATTTGGATGAATTTCTTATGGATGAACGGGTCATTGATGTTCCAAACATATTGAGAAACATATTGGTTCGTGGCATAATCTTGCAGACCCGCCCCAAAAAGTCTGCAAAAGCCTATGCCAAAATATGGTGGGACGAGGGGTCGCCCTTGATCGTTATTTCTGAAAGATTTACCGAAAAGGTCCGTCAACATACCAACATGCCAGTAGCTCTTGGTATGCGTTACGGGTCCATAACCATAAAAAAAGCGCTCCAAGAACTTAAAGATAAAGGAGTTGATGAGGTTTTGTTGGTGCCATTATATCCACATTACGCCATGTCTTCGTATGAAACTGTCGTTGTTAAAGCAATGGAAGAGCAGCAAAAACACTTCCCCCAAATTAATTTGACCACATTGCCGGCATTTTATAGCAATGCGGATTACATAAAAGTTTTATCCGAAAGCATTGCCGATGGGTTGAAGGATTTTGAATATGACCATATTCTCTTTTCGTACCACGGTATCCCGGAACGACATATTAGAAAATCGGACCCGACCAAGTTTCATTGTAAAATTGATGGTAGCTGTTGTAAAATAAATTCGGTGGCGCACCATACCTGTTATAGGCACCAATGTTACGATACTACGGAATTGGTAAAAGCATACCTGGACCTTCCCGAAGATAAGGTCAGTTCTTCGTTCCAATCGCGTTTGGCAGGCGACCCATGGCTAAAACCCTATACCGATTACGAATTTGAACGGCTGGCGAAAGAAGGGAAAAAGCGATTGGCCGTAATTACTCCTGCGTTCGTAAGTGATTGTTTGGAAACTTTGGAAGAAATTGCCATGGAAGGCAAAGAACAATTTGAAGAAGCAGGTGGCGAACGCTATAAACATATTCCTTGCCTGAACGATAGTGATGCTTGGGTTACTTTAATGGCCAAGTGGGTCAACGAGTGGAAATCCAAGGGGACTCTTCCAGTTTAATTACTTGTCTGGTCTAGCGCAGTCAGGCCCTAAATAAAATTGTTGTCAATATCTTGACTGTGCTGGATATGACAGCTTAAAATTATGGCAAAAGTTTCATCAGATCAGTTAGGACAAGAACCCATAGGCAAGTTGCTTATAAAACAGGCCGTTCCTGCCTCTATTGGCATATTGGTAATGTCCTTGAATATTTTGGTGGATTCAATTTTTGTGGGGAATTGGATCGGACCCATTGCCATTGCCGCAATCAATGTGGTATTGCCCGTATCTTTTTTTATTGCCGCGTTGGGTATGGCAATCGGTATTGGCGGGTCCAGTATAATTTCTAGAGCATTGGGAGCCAATAATAAGGAAAAAGCCCTTAAGACTTTTGGAAACCAAATTACCCTTACCCTTTTGGTGACCATAACCATGGTTGCCTTGGGACTTTATTTTGTGGATGGGCTAATTCCCGCATTTGGTGGCAAAGGAAGCATTTTTGATCCCGCAAAAATTTATTATACCATTATTTTATATGGAGTGCCTTTCTTGGCACTTTGTATGATGGGCAATACGGTAATACGGGCAGAGGGAAAACCAAAATTTGCCATGATAGCCATGATTATTCCTTCCGTTGGAAACCTGCTCATGGACTATATTTTTATCTATGTTTTTGATTGGGGCATGCACGGAGCAGCATGGGCAACAACGGCAGGTTATCTAATGTGCTTTGGTTATATACTTTATTTTTTTCTATCAAAAAATTCTGAATTAAGAATAAGTCTACCACATTTTGGATTGGACGTACCGATTTTAAGGGAAATCGGTTCACTTGGTTTTGTGACCTTGGCAAGACAGGCTGTAACGAGCATCACCTATCTATTGATGAACAACATTTTATTCAATTTGGGGGGTGAGGCCATGGTTGCCGTGTATGCCATTATCGGTAGAATGTTAATGTTCGCTTTGTTCCCGGTTTTTGGCGTTACCCAAGGGTTTTTGCCCATCGCAGGGTTTAATTATGGTGCGTTAAAGTATGATCGTGTAAAGGAATCTATTTACACAGCAATTAAATATGCAGCATTGGTAGCTACATTGGTTTTTATCGGGTTGATGATTTTTCCCGAAGCAATCACATCTCTCTTCCTAAGCAGTCGTGAAGATTTGCCCGTAAAGGAATTGATCACCAATACCTTTGTTTTGGAGCGTGCCCCAACAGCCATGCGCTGGGTTTTTGCAGCAACACCAATTATTGCCTTACAATTGATTGGAGCGGCCTATTTTCAGGCAGTGGGCAAAGCAATTCCTGCATTATTGTTGACCTTGACCCGACAGGGTTTCTTTTTTATTCCGCTTATATTGGTTTTGCCCTATTATTTAGGTGAGTTTGGTGTTTGGATTTCCTTTCCAATAGCCGATGTTCTAGCTACTATCGTTACGGGATTCTATTTGTGGAAAGAGATTAAGACAAAACTGCAAAAACCGACCGATATATAATATTTATTGGGTTATTTGAGTAGCCGCTTTACTGATGATTTTCCACTCACCCTCAAGCTCTTTCAACAAGAATATGTCAATAAACTTTAAATCCCGTTTTGGAATGAGGATTTCAGCTTTTGCGCAAGCAATGTTGTTGGCATAATCTATCATCAGTATTTTACCTACCCTTCCATTAAATTTACCTTGTTCCCTATCTTTAAAAAGATTACTGTATTCTTTTGGGGTTAAAATCCACAGCTCTTGGTCCTTTTTGGATAAAAACAGATCGGCGTCTTCAAAAAAGGCCGATTCTATCAATGCTTGGTTATTATAAGACGAGCCATCAATATATTTTTGAAGTGTTTCACGGATCGCTTTTTCTTCGTTTTGCGCCTTAATAGTGATGTAGCTTGCAAATAGCATAAGGATAA encodes:
- the hemF gene encoding oxygen-dependent coproporphyrinogen oxidase, translated to MKDKFYSYIQTLQDTITNELEEVDGKAKFQEDIWKRPEGGGGRTRVIENGAIFEKGGVNISGVHGELPKSMQQYFNVENADFFACGLSLVLHPKNPMVPTVHANWRYFEMYDKNGNSIDQWFGGGQDLTPYYLFEEDGKHFHAICKKACDNHNPDFYSNYKKRCDDYFWNSHRNEARGLGGLFFDYCKATDAMTMKDWYNFVTEVGDSFLQAYIPIVLKRKGLPYTKKQRDWQEVRRGRYVEFNLVHDKGTLFGLKTNGRIESILMSLPPHVQWKYDHHPEKGSEEERLVEVLRNPKEWM
- a CDS encoding DUF6973 domain-containing protein, which codes for MNAIKALKQLDSKNIWILVKLCFQFPLFVFPTLSATKKCLSISTQHYGRAHYKNGPANAFRHALWNYLISKECYRWIKNEIKILSWSEKITDWHEHAFPNRKLAKEMDLHNNAVGRSIFKDYSNKTIPETIIILTAMTSKSIKVNENSNFANFKNKLVHINDES
- a CDS encoding GNAT family N-acetyltransferase — encoded protein: MMQIDFENYSISPIQEKDAWRLCDLMVSNSERFKSYFPQTLQQNLTPTLAELFVGKKVKEFMRNEEFLFTIKENTNRSIIGLLYVKELKKTEGQGELAYCISYRFEGRGIIKTSVEKIIPWCFRELKLQTLQIIVHHNNLPSKLIAEKNGFVWKRTLPNVHTTGSGEILDMELYELHNPKAIT
- the hemE gene encoding uroporphyrinogen decarboxylase, translating into MIKNDLFLRALKGEIVDRPPVWMMRQAGRYLPEFMELKAKYDFFTRCQTPELASEITVQPIRRYGMDAAILFSDILVIPQAMNIEVEMKPNFGPYLPNPIKSPKDLDRVIIPNIEESLGYVLNAITMTKEKLQDEIPLIGFAGSPWTILCYCVEGQGSKSFDKARGFCFTQPEAAHQLLQKITDTTIAYLKAKVRAGVNAVQVFDSWGGMLSPVDYQEFSFQYIQQIVDALKDDAPVIVFGKGCWFALKEMAQSGASALGVDWTCSAQNARYLTGGNITLQGNFDPARLLSPPETIKKMVDQMIREFGKDKYVVNLGHGILPHIPVENARAFIDAVKEYTE
- a CDS encoding DUF559 domain-containing protein, translated to MNNKIQIARLLRKNQTKAEKKLWSHLRNRKLKNLKFRRQHPIKSYIVDFFCVEYGIIIELDGEYHKQINQAEKDRRRDIHLQSLGYKILRFENRMVFENVDIVFQYIIAAKEKQESYASERKEHLKKHSENTKKHLTPSLTLSRGSSITVLSTKILSPSQKELFLHSGLGLVEYNALDIEFLDVPIPNNFQNYIFTSKNAVKAFLKYSKKLDMSECNAFCVGEKTKAVLEENGLKIIATTENALDLGDFIIKKHQNEKFLFLCGNLRREELPNILSKNNVRYTEVKIYKTHLIPRRFDRVFNGILFFSPSGIKSYIQENSISKSLAFCIGNTTATEAKKYTDQIIIANKPTIENLLVQAIKYFKKHD
- the hemC gene encoding hydroxymethylbilane synthase, with the protein product MSKIIRIGTRDSELALWQATTVQQKLEALGHDTTLIPIKSTGDQILDKPLYELGITGIFTKTLDVALLKGQIDIAVHSMKDVPTQLPKGIVQTAVLERAVTNDILVHKGLDFLESENIATIATGSLRRKAQWLHKYPHHNIVDLRGNVNSRILKLIENDWQGAIFAQAGLERIKLLPKDALELDWMIPAPAQGAMLVVALEKDAFSKEASHKLNHQDSEITTAIERDFLRTLEGGCTAPIGALAQIKNQSIYFEGSVFSLDGKQKVAIKKSSDLTDSSGFGKACAKELLEMGGDRLMKAIRNNQETVPSPGGEG
- the hemA gene encoding glutamyl-tRNA reductase, producing the protein MRNYHISKHNSFYAIGLSYKKADAEIRGKFSLDVPAIDKIMVQAKEQDIDGLLAISTCNRTELYGFAQHPYQLIKMLCDHTQGSVEEFQEVAYVYKNHDAISHIFRVGTGLDSQILGDFEIISQIKQGFFRSKKHEMANPFLERLCNAVIQASKRIKNETELSSGATSVAFASVRYILNKVPDISEKNILLFGTGKIGRNTCENLVKHSKNSQITLINRTREKAEVIAGKFDLTVKDYGDLQTEIRRADIFVVATGAQLPTISKALIYTKKPLLILDLSVPKNVSNDVLELENVSLVHLDQLSQITDDTLNKRKEFVPKAEKIIDQVRGEFLKWLETRKFAPVINALKEKLKTMKAEEIDFHSRKISDFNEDQAEIISERIIQKITKQFANHLKSSEVDTEDSLELIQKVFQLEIGSK
- a CDS encoding AraC family transcriptional regulator — protein: MENVAKGSYKEILLEEGFYILKIQNDTEDIKRIEREINSSFIQFHFCLKGKSQFYFNDGQYHLEVSEENSLLLYNTQKDLPLHLNVSPDTWLLSIIMTIRKFHSLFSNEADYIPFLSEGNKEKKYYSQEAVSPAIAVVLSQLMNYNLHPSIKELYVKGKVYELISLYFNKTQNADLEQCPFLADEENVRRLKMAKEIMISRMSEPPTLAELSKEIGLSLKKLKEGFKQIYGDSVYGFLFDYKMEYARKMLETGSHNVNEVGLRVGYSTASHFIASFKKKYGTTPKKYLISNA
- a CDS encoding ThuA domain-containing protein; translated protein: MKFYLIVPFIFCSILFVNAQENPTPEDVPKPPELVLVFSKTTGYRHKSIEKGVETLRKLGRENGFIVLQTESSSDFNPQNLNNYRLVIFLNTTKEVLDDVQQKAFEKYIRNEGSFMGIHAATDTEYDWPWYGKLVGAYFESHPNDPNIINAKIDVLNREHPSTAHLNDTWKRSDEWYNYKNLNPDVSVLLNLDETSYEGGKNGKNHPIAWFHEFDGARAYYTGGGHSKASFDEPDFQQHLLGAIEWCLGRK
- a CDS encoding N-acetylmuramoyl-L-alanine amidase-like domain-containing protein; this translates as MFPKILLFILLFFGFETNAQVLYTAEDSTLFYSKLKTFENFETNAHQNIIVAIGKTFLETPYVEKTLELGESESLVVNLRGLDCTTFVENVLAFGLMYENQQFQFLDFIENLEKIRYRDGKINGYPSRLHYFTEWIRNNEKKGLVTDITSELGGIQTEKSINFMGTHRNLYPFLGEEENYKAILEVEETLAKENLCILPQDQIEQNENLIQSGDIVALATSIKGLDVTHTGIAIKQPDERIYLLHASSAGSVMISKEPLVDYLKKIKYNIGIIVARPTLLSP
- the hemH gene encoding ferrochelatase, with the translated sequence MKGVLLVNLGSPDSPTAKDVKPYLDEFLMDERVIDVPNILRNILVRGIILQTRPKKSAKAYAKIWWDEGSPLIVISERFTEKVRQHTNMPVALGMRYGSITIKKALQELKDKGVDEVLLVPLYPHYAMSSYETVVVKAMEEQQKHFPQINLTTLPAFYSNADYIKVLSESIADGLKDFEYDHILFSYHGIPERHIRKSDPTKFHCKIDGSCCKINSVAHHTCYRHQCYDTTELVKAYLDLPEDKVSSSFQSRLAGDPWLKPYTDYEFERLAKEGKKRLAVITPAFVSDCLETLEEIAMEGKEQFEEAGGERYKHIPCLNDSDAWVTLMAKWVNEWKSKGTLPV